The DNA sequence attaagaaatattatactcactcctcatgctatccatagacctcctcctccctcctcccacctcccagccctgtttcccaagccacccctcatccccacatcccccaaatcgaggtctcccatggggagtcagcagagcccagcacactgagcctaggcaggtccaagcccctttccactgcaccaaggctgtcaaaggtgtcacaccacaggcaccagatttccagaagcctgcccatgcaccagggacagatcacgatccccctgtctgggtgccctcCAAACAATTCatgccaaacaaccatcttctgtgtccagagggcctagtccagtcccaagggggctccacagccaccagtccacagttcatggccgaggaacatttttattaacatttttttaaatgcgagtttttagtagctctagaaacatttttaaaaagtgggggaATCCCCTCACCCCTTTTTAAGTGtatatgagtttttaaaaaagtaaaacatttgctgtttttttttttctttttgtaaaccaGAGAATAGCAGAATACTGAATCAGGAGACGCTAAGACTgtcttgggggtcaccacaacatccTGTAgagggggctagttttatatcctacaaTACAAAGCATACCAAACAGCAACTTGGAGTTTCAGTCCTGTATTTGTGTCTGGAATATTTTCAGTTATAGCTGGCCTCATGTTTCTAGTAGAACCGTTTTCTGAAAAACCACTCTGTGGTCCTTGTCCTGTCGGAACTGTAATATCTTTGGTCATGGCAGACCATTTTCCTAACACTTGTAATCATGAGCTGTGAACGATAGGAATTTTGAGTATGTACTGCATGTGGCATAAAATTGTGACTTGGTGGAATTGAGTATTTGATTGTTACTTGAGGGCTTAAGAAAAACTTGCCAAGTTTGAGGCTGGAAcatcactggaataagttcaaagagaatCAATATGTAGCTCTTCATTTGGATACAGgaacacaatgtatgactcttcAGAGTTTGGTATGTGAACACAGTATATGACTCTTCAGAGTCTAGGCACACgtgttaagaactgaaatgtctgaactctgttcctcaaccaataaaatctagttgtgaaagagaaaaaaaatgaagtacaatttgcaattttaaatataaaacagaattaaaagaaTATTATCCTCAAATGACCATGCCCCCTGAGCACTGCTGCCAGACATGTTTTAATGGAAATGCTAGGTATCTCCTTTCTCAGTGATGGAGGCCCGACTTTTTGTGCTCCAGATTGTAACATAACTAAGTTCTACTCTCTGATTTCAGGTAAACCACTTCAGCTGATAACCTTTCTGATTTAGTATAAGTTTTGGTTACAAAACTGAAACTTGTTCTTGGCCTAATTTTGTTTGAATACTTTTACCTGAAACTTTTCACTGTATATTTCTGGGAGGCACAGGCTTCTCTCTGTCTGACTTGGGAATTAAATGAAAGTATTATAGCTTATTTTATTTCCTGTTACTTGTTATATTGGAATTGTCAAATTGACATGGGGAGGAAGCACTACAAATATAGACCCCAgttgcaggggctggagagatggctcagcagttaaaaacccttgatgttcttgcagaggaccagggtttaattcccagcatccacacggcagctcataaccatctgcaattccagtGTCATggtatccaatgccttcttctctcctccttggaCACCAGGCCCTCATGTAGTATaacatatacatgtaggcaaaacactcatacacacagaataaaataaaacaataaatcatCAGACCACTCCAATTGGAAGCAAATGTGTTGAGATAAAATCAGAAGCCTGATCATGAAGTGCAAGGCTTCTGTGGTGATCAGCGGGAGAGATGAGGAATGATGCAGTCTTGTGAGTTGTGACAGGaagaaaagtttttattttatctctaaGAGAAGGAGGTATAaagaataaaggttaaaaaaaaagaatagaggtGTGGCTATCTTGTGACCTTGGTGAGAAAGGCCACCTCAAActatggcatatatatatatgtatgtgtgtatatacatatatatatacacatatatacacacatataagtatacatagtacacatacacatatgtagtgctgcatgtgtgtgcacacatgtggtgtttTTTactcatctaaaaaattttattttatgactatGAAAGATTGCAGTAAGAAGCTTCAGATAAGCATGCAATTGATGCAGTAAAGGTTCAAATATATATCATAGAGTAAGAATAtaacataaatacacatactgtTTAGGTATATGTTAACATCATGTAATTACTCAGTAAGGCCACACATACTTACAAAGCTTTATTATTGAGCATTTGTCATCAACGAGTTGAACTTGAACTGTTAAGGAACTGTGAAAGATGAGTCTCTTCCTCTGTTTCAATGTGGGTCAGCGTACACTTACAAGAAGCAGTTTTTTTATTGCTATTACACATAAGTTACAAGTAACCCATTTGGAATGTATTGGTATACCCAGTACAGAAAACAGTGTGGAAATTCTTAAAAAACTAGAACTGCTAtaagatccagctacaccactaCTAGATAAATACCCAAAAGAATGAAAGCCAATGTACGAAAGAGATGCTAGTGGCACTATCTATGACAGCTAAGGTATGGAATCAGTCTAGGTGCCTGTCAATGTCAATggatgaatagaaaaaaaattatacggGATGATTTCTCCATGATGAAGAATAAAATCCTATCACTTGTAACAAATGGACAAATTGGGGAATTGTCATTGGGGAATATCATGTTAAGATAAatgagccagacacagaaagccaAGTTCATCACTTATGTGGAAACTAAACTAAGCTAAAGTGCTAAcctgtataataaaaataattttgaacatgttaatATAAAAAGCAACCCATGACTTCTTCATCAAAACTGTCTCAGTTTTGGATAGTTGTTAGTCCCAGGACTTTCTTTAGGGCGtttttcatgtctttgtttcgGAGACTATAGATGAGGGGATTTAAGAGGGGGGTCAAGGCTGAGTAAATCAGCGTGACAATCTTCTGCATCCCTGCTGGATTCCCTGATGTTGGGCTCACATACATCACCATAAGAGTCCCATAGAATAAAGACACCACCACTAAGTGGGATCCACATGTAGAGAAAGCTTTAGTTCGTCCTGCACCAGAAGGAACACGAAGCACAGCTCTGAGAACTAGAGTGTAGGATCCCAAGATGGAGAGGAAGGGCCCGAAGATAATCATTGAATTGAAGGTATAACAGAGCAGCTCGGTGGAAGGAGCAGGGACGCAGGACAGCGCAAACAACGGTCCTGGGTCACACACAAAGTGGTCAATGATGTTCGGTCCACAGAAAGGAAGTTGGGAGATGAGGACAATTGGGACTGGATAGCAGAGGAATCCACTCACCCAGCAGACACAGATCAGGATTACACAGAACTTCCTAGTCATGATGGAAGGGTAGTGCAACGGTCGACAGATAGCCAGGTATCGATCATAAGCCATAACTGATAAGAAGAAACACTCTGTTGTACcaagtgaaaaaaagaaatagaattggaggaagcaggcagagaagGAGATGGCCTTATTCTCAGAGAGGATATTGACCAGCATATTTGGGATGGTGGAAGAAACATACCATATCTCTAAAAAGGCAAAGTTTCCCAGGAAGATGTACATGGGAGTGTGGAGCCTCCGATCCCATTTCACAGCACAAACAATAGCTCCATTCCCCAGCAAGGTCAGGAGGTAGAGTATCAGAattgaggagaagaagaaagcttGCATCTCCCCCTGGTTACTGAAACCCAGGAGGATGAACTCAGTCACAAAGTGTATTGTATTGTTCTGGGATCCCAATGCTgttagaaaaacagaaacaaccaaGAAGTGAATGATAATGAGTATTTCCAGGCTTCTCAGACACATTGCCAGAAAATGTACCAAGTACTTTTCATTGCTTCATTGTCTCCTCCTGACCACCCTTTGAGCAGCAGGGGaactctttatttttcttgtttacaGCGAAGAAAAATGATGTTCAGAGAGACTGAAAGAATGAACTTAAAGGTATGTGCAGAAATATTAATTCTTATACACATCAGCTCATTTGGGCTTTGGTCATATGTTATGATAAGAACTCATTGCCCTTTGTGGGAACTTTGGacacttatttttcattttggagCACAAATAGTTATAAATCTGAAGGAAAATAGTGCTAAATTGCCTTCATAGTCAGTTCTATATATAGACAtccaataaaaacagacaaaaatgaaaCTGTGGGGTAGACTTGAGCCCTGTTGCATTTCCATTCTTAGGCTGCTGCACAGTACCCAGGCATCTGTGCAATGTTTTGGGAACAACCTGCCTAGTTTCTTCATGATAACATCCTCTCTGGTAGCATCTGGATTTGCTCAACAATCCAGTCCCCCTTATGAGTGCTGGTTTTCTTAaagcacttttttcttttatattgagcaaactttatcttttttaaattacttctaTACATAATCCTGTCACTCCCCAAGTCAATTTTATCTTTGCTGGATCTACATAAAATAAGTCAGTTATGTCTCCTATGACAATCATGTTAAAGTCTAAAATTAATTACAGACAGGCATTTAGAGTTCTTCTGCAGGTCATGATTTTTCCTGgcttttctctccatctcccatcACCTAAGTTGTGCTATTCACTAGTATGGCTTGATTTTTAAGGTACCTTGATGTTTGGGTAAGTCAGATTCtctaatatataatataactTCCTTCATTTTTGGCATGAATTAAGCTCTCAACTGTGTAATTTATTCCTTCACAATCTtactttacttattattattattttttaagttaaagtACAGTTAATTGAAATAATGAACAGAAGGATTATCTTAGGATGTGCTGAGCCTGGAAAGTTCTTTCTGCTCTTGGCTGAATCAGTAGTTGCTATCAGACTAAACAGTTGAATATTTTGCTGACAATCTTCTGGAAGGTATCGGTCTAGGCTTGCTGGGTAAACCAccatcaatattttatttattcattttctcctttcccccttttattgaaaatagattattttctcacacCACAGATCATGATTACAGTTtcacctccctctactccttccaattcctccccactttccctccTATCCAGATCAACTCCCTTTCAGTCTCTCATTTAGAAAaggacaggcttctaagagataacaaccaaataaaataaaataaataagataaaataaaaaccatcacATAGAAGTAAGACAAGGCAAACCTACAGAagtaaaagagcccaagaaaaggcacaagtaTGAGAcccacacactcaggagtcccattaaaacattaaactgaaagctataatatagtatctggtacagacccattcatctaatattttaaattgaccagtattgtcttcaaaataaaataattgactcTCTATAAATCACTACTAGGATACTCACAGAATTCCATTCTTATGCTCATTCATGCACTTTGCAGAAAGCAAGAGGTCAGCTTCTTAATGCTAGTCAAACCTGGAGCAAACTCAGAacaatattgaaatattttattgtcaGGGTAAATTTGGACATAGTAATGACAACATtttttagaatgaaaaaaaaattcttttgttttcaagattattttttagagatagggtctcaagtAGATTACCTTGACCTCAAACTCGATTATGCATACAAGGATGACTTTGAgaccctgatcctcctgcctccacttcctgaataGACTATAAAGATTAtagggatgtgccaccatgctcagctttatgTGGTGATGGGAAATCaaaccagggcttcatgcactTTAGGCTAACCACCCTGCTAACAAAGCTACATTTTCAGCCCTAACTTACATGGATTTTATGAAAATGTACATCTATTCAAGTGATTTAGTTCAATGTAATCCAATTATGGTGGGCATATATTAAAGTTTCTAAGGGAATTACAATTTCAGATATATTTTcataatcatttttttccttttaagatttatttattttttatctaccCTGAgcttttgtctgcatgtctgtgtgaggatgccagatcccctggaactggagttacagacagttgtaaactgccatgtgggtattgggaattgaacctgggtcctttggaagagcaaccagtgcttttaactgcccagccatctctccagccccctcacaaTTATTCTTATACTTATGAGACCACATACTGTGTCACTCTTGTCTGGAAATACAGTTTCTAGGTttgcaacagaaataaaaatttgcaTACTGAATTTAAATTGTAGTACTCCACCCACTTACTTATTTAGTCAGCCATTTAACAATGTCCAGCCTGTCAGTATGTTAAGTTCTGGGTATAAGCATTGACACGAAAAATAAAGTTTCTCTGCTTTATCAAATCAAGGGAGAGTACTATTACATCTgtatactcatgtgcacacagttCCTTCAGCTGTTTAACTCTACAGCTCTCTGTGTGCTTGGGCcagaaatgacattttttttttccagtgaggaATAGGTTAAATAAATCTGTGTAGCATAAGCcacatgataaatttaattttgcataaaaTAGATACGTTGGACTTACAGTAGACAGCAGTATGAGACAATTAACTGATCCTGTTCACACCCCAGGAAATTCTTGGCACCAAAAAAAGAAATCGAATTCCAAGTCACAGTGTGTGGCCTTGAAATAGACTTCTTGTGTCTTAACTCTTACCTTTCTAATGGTTTGACTTTACGATGCACCAGACTTTGTTGACATTGTTTGTGCTGAAGGGGAATTATAATTATCTACAGAATCAGAGGACGATAAACTTCAAAGAAATTTGAAGtatcactccatttttttttctgttgatacgacctcaaaaaacaaacaaacaaacaaacaaacaaacaaacaaacaaaaaccccacagtgATTAGCAGTTTCCACTCACCTCTTTGGTCTTTGCGATCATCTTTAAGGTATAAATGGGCAGCTGGAGGGAGACAAGGAGATAAGGAACCTTGTCCTGTGAAGCTCAGAAGGGAGCCAGACTCAGTTGTTTGTCACTAGCTAACAGCGCTGAAAGAACAACAGCCCTCCTTAGTTCCTCCTCCCGGAAAGACAATCAGTTAACCAAGGCATCACTATTTTACAAAACACTCCAAGTCCGAGGCTATGTTTTCACAGGGATTTAATGGACTGTTTCCCAGGATCAATACCTCTGAACACCATTTTTTCCCGTAAATTTTATGGCAGGGACACTGCTATAATGCCCAGGGAAACACCGGTGTGAATATATTGCCCTACTCGCGCTCTAAGTCTGTGATGGGAGAAATGAAGAACCCAGCATGCTTTCCTCCTCAAAGGTAAGCAGAGTTACAGGATCCCACTCCGAGGAGCTCTCAGCGGTGAAGGTGCTGCAGCCACAGTGCTGTGCATGCAGGCTTTTGTACATACCTGCTGGTACTTCTGGCTCCACAAGGAACAGCTTAGAGAAGCCGCTGCCATAAGAATCTCTTTACACAGTCTAAAATCGGAGTTATGGATAGAAATTATTATTTGTGGCTTCAGAGGCTTACATCCTTTGGTACTCTGAaccaaatgaaacacatctttcaaGTCAGTGATTAGTAAGAGTTTGCAAATCTCTTCTGAATAAGGTCCAAAGCTCTCTGGTGAGCTTGCTGGGAGGTACCTAATTCCTTCCCTGCACCTCTGTCTCTGTGCATGCATTTAATTCTACCTATATTGCTTTATATTTTCTCCAGCGGTGTCATGAGGAAATGATGTACCTGAGCACAGTGGGGAGGCTCacaagagaggagaagaaatCCCACATGTGTATCTAAGTGTGTAAACACATGCTCATGTGTCTTTGCGATTACTTAATTTAGATTCTTCAGAAGAGACttgcttaattcttttttttttttaaatcattgattGAAAAACATTTATTATGCACCTACTAGCTATCAGACTATCAGGTAAACACCGGAAACATATTGGTGATGAGAACAAACCAGGTATAAATTTCATGGAGATGACATGCTGTTTTGGTCTTCAAATATAAATGTACTAAGGCCTGCTGAACTTAGACAAGTAtgatttgaagttttattttctttctgttgcacCAACATAAAAAAATTCCAAAGTCACTGATAAATGTGTTAAAGTAAATAATACTATTGGAAAGCTAATTCAGGTGATCCTGTACTGGCCACTCATCTCAGAAAGGAAAAATGTCTTCACCAAAAATAAGTCCTTCACTAAAAATAAGCTTTGCCAAGGGTAATGGGAGAATGAGTTTAGATTGACATGAACTAGAGTTTGTggccaaaacattcatatacttaaaaataaaatacataaattaaaaaaaagacagagctTATCTTCTCAATTCCTTTAAAAGCATTTATATTTGAATACTATAAATTGACCACCATTTAATTGTcttttttgattttaaaattaatttattcttcttccatacatgcatataatacatTATGTAACACTTATCCCCTcaccctcttttcttctttttccctccaCCAATCCTCATCCTTCCAACAAGTCCCCCTTTCATGttcatatctttctgtttttgtatttGCTTTCTGACCCATTGAGTTTAACTAGGGCTACCCACATGGACACAGGTATAAAGATGTCCACAGGAGCATGGGCGACACACTAATGGTGGTTACACTATTGAAGGCAATGACCTCCCCTTCAGAAGAGCTCAATTGCAAATAGTCCCTTTGGGAGAGTCCGTGTTTATAAGTATATTCAAAGAAATCAGAGAGGACACAAACGCCTAAATGAATTTCAAGAGAATACCACAGCTGAATTAAATAAGGATATCAATATAAGATATGAAATGGACTATTTGAATTTCAACAGTTAGAACATCAAGGCTGCAGAAACCAAGAGCTTCCATTCTTCTCTTCACCACATGGAACCCACTAGAGGGAGAGGGATCTGAGAACTTCAGTTCTCAACTCAACTCAGCAGAGCCAACAATTCACTCCATAAGTATTCTTGTTATCTCTTATTTTCTATTACTAAGTGCTGCATACATATTTCAAGATAAGTATTCCTTTTGCTTGCATATTGCTCAGTTAGGATTTAGGACTGTTGGTTGTGTTTCTTCATTCAGTTTACTATCAGGCATTTTAACTAGTTTATTTAGCCCCATTTCACATGTCCTCctttttctgtcctttc is a window from the Peromyscus eremicus chromosome 9, PerEre_H2_v1, whole genome shotgun sequence genome containing:
- the LOC131919035 gene encoding olfactory receptor 11H6, whose product is MCLRSLEILIIIHFLVVSVFLTALGSQNNTIHFVTEFILLGFSNQGEMQAFFFSSILILYLLTLLGNGAIVCAVKWDRRLHTPMYIFLGNFAFLEIWYVSSTIPNMLVNILSENKAISFSACFLQFYFFFSLGTTECFFLSVMAYDRYLAICRPLHYPSIMTRKFCVILICVCWVSGFLCYPVPIVLISQLPFCGPNIIDHFVCDPGPLFALSCVPAPSTELLCYTFNSMIIFGPFLSILGSYTLVLRAVLRVPSGAGRTKAFSTCGSHLVVVSLFYGTLMVMYVSPTSGNPAGMQKIVTLIYSALTPLLNPLIYSLRNKDMKNALKKVLGLTTIQN